The Brachyspira aalborgi genome has a segment encoding these proteins:
- a CDS encoding ABC transporter permease: MFTYFVIKRILKGIIMFIILMFMSSAIFNTVSEKTLKAQIEENINAEVRGLVNMRTEDIDNFIKERRSYYYDIYWLNRSKGERIFLRAINTITFQFGKSSIMMDSNGDRSVIKIIGEALPRSIILFTTAAIIQIIIGLAIGLIKARKAGNIFDRTTSIFTMIVYGMPTWWLSMILIMIFVYKLNLFPSGGVHSVPTPDGIMYFLDMLWHMSLPLITLVLIGFWGISFVVRNIVLNTLQEDYIMAARARGLTEKSILFGHTLRSAAPPIVTITLLGLLGSIAGSIIFEGIFSWTGLGNLYWIAVQQNDIPVLMGNLAITTALYQLGLVILDISYGFLDPRIKVGGKL, encoded by the coding sequence ATGTTTACTTATTTTGTAATTAAAAGAATATTGAAAGGTATTATAATGTTTATAATACTTATGTTTATGTCTTCGGCAATATTTAATACCGTAAGCGAAAAAACTTTAAAAGCGCAAATAGAAGAAAATATTAACGCCGAAGTTAGAGGTTTGGTTAATATGCGAACGGAAGATATAGACAATTTTATTAAAGAAAGAAGAAGCTATTATTACGATATTTATTGGCTTAACAGAAGCAAAGGCGAGAGAATATTTTTAAGAGCGATTAATACTATAACTTTTCAATTTGGAAAATCAAGCATTATGATGGATTCAAACGGAGACAGAAGCGTCATAAAAATAATAGGCGAAGCTTTGCCTCGCTCTATAATATTATTTACAACTGCTGCTATAATTCAAATAATTATCGGTTTAGCTATAGGTTTGATAAAGGCAAGAAAAGCGGGAAACATATTCGATAGAACGACAAGCATTTTTACTATGATAGTTTACGGCATGCCTACTTGGTGGCTTTCAATGATTCTTATAATGATATTCGTTTATAAATTAAATCTCTTTCCTTCGGGCGGAGTTCATTCCGTGCCTACTCCCGATGGAATAATGTATTTTTTAGATATGTTATGGCATATGTCGCTTCCTTTAATAACATTGGTTTTAATAGGTTTTTGGGGAATTTCATTTGTAGTTAGAAATATAGTTTTAAATACTTTGCAAGAAGATTATATAATGGCTGCAAGAGCGAGAGGATTAACCGAAAAATCAATTCTATTCGGGCATACTTTAAGAAGCGCAGCGCCTCCGATAGTGACGATTACTCTGCTTGGACTTCTTGGCTCAATAGCGGGTTCAATAATATTTGAAGGCATTTTTTCTTGGACAGGATTAGGCAATTTATATTGGATAGCCGTTCAACAAAATGATATTCCCGTTTTAATGGGAAATTTAGCTATAACTACGGCATTATATCAATTAGGACTCGTTATACTTGATATTTCTTATGGATTTTTGGACCCAAGAATAAAAGTCGGAGGAAAATTATAA
- a CDS encoding ABC transporter permease — protein sequence MENKKLNPQKQNLIIDFFNEFKKDKTGMIGLSILIISILISLFEPLILTYKEAPKRWRDINYWQDNPTSAPPIWINFFQKEKASITANIEAISFETNYIDNQLNYKILFEYDYNFDKPPVDLIFHLNIKGNTGLIWKVIRPDEESIILYDGLYNAYGNLRISAFNDSKNRIFRFYRESVPKFLARQLDAITTNPMTILFNTKKNDMAENFLSLKGIYKFEIMGKISDSNSEVDNPYMVLVGSMSGLMGTDNMKRDIFSGLISGLKWALFIGIATSFIAVIIGVMYGIISAYLGGFVDGFMQFIYQIFIGIPVLPVMIVMSAIFKPSIWTMIAMMILFSWTGSVMTVRSMAMQLKEETYIEAARTIGAGHFRIIFNHLTPLLLPFSFASMALAVPSAIVYESSLSLLGFGDATIVTWGQILHDAMKGSAVLSGLWWWIIPPGILIAVLGMSFAFLGFALDKILHPKLRNR from the coding sequence ATGGAAAATAAAAAACTAAATCCGCAAAAACAAAATCTTATAATAGATTTTTTCAATGAATTCAAAAAAGATAAAACGGGAATGATAGGATTATCGATTCTTATTATTTCGATTTTAATATCTTTATTTGAGCCTTTAATTTTAACTTATAAAGAAGCGCCGAAACGATGGCGAGATATTAATTATTGGCAGGATAACCCGACTTCCGCTCCTCCGATTTGGATTAATTTTTTTCAAAAAGAAAAAGCTTCTATTACTGCAAATATTGAGGCTATAAGTTTTGAAACAAATTATATAGACAATCAATTAAATTATAAAATTTTATTTGAATACGATTATAATTTTGACAAACCGCCTGTAGATTTAATTTTTCATTTGAATATTAAAGGAAACACGGGATTAATTTGGAAAGTTATTCGCCCTGACGAAGAGAGTATAATTCTTTATGACGGTTTATATAACGCTTACGGAAATTTAAGAATATCGGCTTTTAACGATTCAAAAAATAGAATATTTAGATTTTATAGAGAATCTGTGCCAAAATTTTTAGCGAGACAATTAGACGCTATAACCACAAACCCAATGACAATATTATTTAATACAAAAAAAAACGATATGGCTGAAAATTTTTTATCGTTAAAAGGAATTTATAAATTTGAAATAATGGGAAAAATTTCGGATTCCAACTCCGAAGTCGATAATCCTTATATGGTTTTAGTCGGTTCAATGTCGGGTTTAATGGGAACTGATAACATGAAAAGAGATATTTTTTCTGGACTTATATCTGGTTTGAAATGGGCTTTATTTATAGGAATAGCTACAAGTTTTATAGCGGTAATAATTGGCGTTATGTATGGAATAATTTCTGCATATTTAGGAGGTTTCGTTGACGGATTTATGCAATTTATTTATCAAATATTTATAGGAATTCCCGTTTTGCCCGTTATGATAGTAATGAGCGCAATATTCAAACCGAGCATTTGGACAATGATTGCTATGATGATATTATTTTCTTGGACGGGTTCGGTTATGACTGTTCGCTCTATGGCTATGCAATTAAAAGAAGAAACTTATATTGAAGCTGCAAGAACTATTGGAGCTGGACATTTTAGAATAATATTTAATCATTTAACTCCACTACTCCTTCCGTTTTCTTTTGCGTCTATGGCTTTAGCCGTTCCTTCTGCAATAGTTTACGAATCTTCTTTATCGCTTCTTGGTTTTGGAGATGCGACAATAGTCACTTGGGGACAAATTTTACATGACGCGATGAAAGGTTCGGCGGTTCTTTCTGGACTTTGGTGGTGGATAATTCCGCCTGGAATTTTAATTGCAGTTTTGGGAATGTCTTTTGCATTTTTAGGATTTGCATTAGATAAAATTCTTCATCCAAAATTAAGAAATAGATAA
- the guaB gene encoding IMP dehydrogenase, with amino-acid sequence MKIRGALTFDDVLLVPKESDILPKDVNLERKLTKKITLKIPLISSPMDTITEHKMAIAMALCGGLGVVHKNMPLEMQAKEVESVKNFNEIENKNLSSVDKNGKLLVAAAIGISEDRYKRIEKIIEAGVDIIVIDTAHGHSQNVLKAIKEIKKLYSDIDVIAGNIATSEGAKALIDAGVDAIKIGIGAGSICTTRIIAGIGVPQLTAILDASQIAKKNNVGSIADGGIKYSGDIVKAFAVGADAIMAGGLFSSTYEAPGDVIIIDGKKYKPYRGMGSVGAMIQGSKDRYFQSEVINKSKFVPEGIEGVTEYKGHVADVIYQIIGGVRAGMGYVGAKNIEELQEKAEFVKITNQGLAESHVHDVKITSKAPNY; translated from the coding sequence ATGAAGATAAGAGGGGCTTTAACTTTTGACGATGTTTTATTAGTGCCGAAAGAATCGGATATTTTGCCGAAAGATGTAAATTTAGAAAGAAAATTAACTAAAAAAATAACTTTAAAAATTCCTTTAATAAGTTCGCCAATGGATACGATAACAGAACATAAAATGGCAATAGCTATGGCATTATGCGGAGGGCTTGGAGTCGTTCACAAAAACATGCCTTTGGAGATGCAAGCTAAAGAAGTTGAATCGGTAAAAAATTTTAACGAAATAGAAAATAAAAATTTATCAAGCGTAGATAAAAACGGAAAATTATTGGTTGCTGCGGCAATAGGAATTTCAGAAGATAGATATAAAAGAATAGAAAAAATTATTGAAGCTGGAGTAGATATAATAGTTATTGACACGGCGCATGGACATTCTCAAAATGTTTTGAAAGCTATAAAAGAAATAAAAAAATTATATTCCGACATAGATGTAATTGCTGGAAATATTGCGACTTCTGAAGGAGCTAAAGCTTTAATTGACGCTGGAGTTGACGCTATAAAAATAGGAATTGGAGCTGGTTCAATATGCACGACAAGAATAATAGCTGGAATCGGAGTTCCGCAACTTACGGCAATATTAGACGCTTCTCAAATCGCTAAAAAAAATAATGTCGGTTCTATAGCTGACGGCGGAATAAAATATTCTGGAGATATAGTTAAAGCTTTCGCAGTCGGAGCGGATGCGATTATGGCGGGCGGATTATTTTCTTCAACTTATGAAGCGCCTGGAGATGTAATAATTATAGACGGAAAAAAATATAAACCATATAGAGGAATGGGTTCGGTTGGAGCTATGATTCAAGGAAGCAAAGACAGATATTTTCAAAGCGAAGTTATTAATAAATCGAAATTCGTTCCCGAAGGAATTGAAGGCGTGACGGAATATAAAGGACATGTAGCCGATGTAATTTATCAAATTATTGGAGGAGTTCGAGCGGGAATGGGTTATGTTGGCGCTAAAAATATAGAAGAACTTCAAGAAAAAGCGGAGTTTGTAAAAATAACAAATCAAGGTTTAGCGGAAAGTCATGTGCATGATGTGAAGATAACTTCTAAAGCGCCTAATTATTAG
- a CDS encoding PP2C family protein-serine/threonine phosphatase, which yields MKAEKISAILKFISIVFFALFILLMIFSIVSYTNKKIFITLLTLFLLFIIPFFIFYKYSVKIYSKNSYKKIKENKEKLNHISLNYSILKDYQKAILELKEKNTYILGRFDVIYSLNKNYKKDMKRARKIQEAMINKKILKNKFISSACFYEPFEIIGGDFFDYVYINENRILFIMSDVSGHGVEAAIVTSMLKTTFRNLSNSFNSVSSLLFEINNYLVDTLPADFYLTMIIADIDFESKKINYSNASHTPLLLIKDKEIIEYSKGGTIVGLFKNAFYEEDIIELNNGDIFLFFTDGIIEASQSKNKYDIYGINKLKKIISTNKNLDADALMTIIKNDFYEYLSYRSPDDDCSMFLFKLK from the coding sequence ATGAAAGCGGAAAAAATTTCGGCAATATTAAAATTTATCTCAATAGTATTCTTTGCGCTATTTATTTTATTAATGATATTTTCAATAGTTAGTTATACTAATAAGAAAATTTTTATAACTTTATTAACATTATTTTTACTTTTTATAATTCCGTTTTTTATTTTTTATAAATATAGCGTTAAAATTTATTCTAAAAATTCTTATAAAAAAATAAAAGAAAATAAAGAAAAATTAAATCATATATCTTTAAATTATTCTATATTAAAAGATTATCAAAAAGCTATTTTAGAATTAAAAGAAAAAAATACTTATATACTTGGCAGATTTGATGTAATTTATTCTTTAAATAAAAATTATAAAAAAGACATGAAAAGAGCGAGAAAAATTCAAGAGGCAATGATAAATAAAAAGATTTTGAAAAATAAATTTATCTCTTCGGCATGCTTTTACGAACCTTTTGAAATTATAGGCGGAGATTTTTTTGATTATGTTTATATTAATGAAAATAGAATTTTATTTATTATGTCGGATGTAAGCGGGCATGGAGTTGAGGCTGCAATAGTCACTTCAATGCTTAAAACCACTTTTAGAAATTTATCTAATTCTTTTAATTCTGTCAGTTCTTTATTATTTGAAATTAATAATTATTTAGTCGACACTTTACCAGCGGATTTTTATTTGACAATGATAATTGCCGATATAGATTTTGAGAGTAAAAAAATTAATTATTCAAACGCTTCTCATACTCCTTTACTTTTAATAAAAGATAAAGAGATTATAGAATATTCTAAAGGCGGAACTATAGTAGGACTTTTCAAAAATGCATTTTACGAAGAGGATATTATAGAATTAAATAACGGCGATATATTTTTATTTTTCACTGATGGAATAATAGAAGCTTCGCAATCAAAAAACAAATACGATATTTACGGAATTAATAAACTTAAAAAAATTATTTCGACAAATAAAAATCTCGATGCTGACGCTTTAATGACAATTATAAAAAACGATTTTTACGAATATCTTTCCTACAGAAGCCCAGACGATGATTGCTCTATGTTTTTATTTAAGCTTAAATGA
- a CDS encoding biotin--[acetyl-CoA-carboxylase] ligase, whose translation MEVNILQNNWTDNLKTKIYGRNLKLFEIIESTNKKMIEDLNNNFNLQEGAVYIALKQTSGKGSYGNSWASNNNLGLWLSVLLYSPFNKEVLTFLPCIALTKLLRENYNIKAHIKWPNDVLVGDKKISGTLIQIININNKNACIMGTGINLYHNKNDFSSDIINKATSLFLETGIKIKLEEFYKEFIYYFEEIYLGEKKLIELFRENNEMIGKKIKAKKDGKEIEAFVKDITKEGYLKVEVNNIEETWISRASLDIDTFY comes from the coding sequence ATGGAAGTTAACATATTACAAAATAATTGGACTGATAACTTAAAAACAAAAATATACGGCAGAAACTTAAAACTGTTTGAAATTATTGAAAGCACAAATAAAAAAATGATTGAAGATTTAAATAACAATTTTAACTTGCAAGAAGGCGCGGTTTATATAGCCTTAAAACAGACTTCAGGAAAAGGAAGTTATGGAAATTCTTGGGCTTCTAATAATAATTTAGGATTATGGTTAAGCGTTTTGTTATATTCTCCGTTTAATAAAGAAGTTTTAACTTTTTTGCCATGCATAGCTTTAACAAAATTATTAAGAGAAAATTATAATATTAAAGCTCATATAAAATGGCCCAACGATGTTCTTGTCGGAGATAAAAAAATATCGGGAACTCTAATTCAAATTATAAATATAAATAATAAAAATGCATGCATTATGGGAACGGGAATTAATTTATATCATAATAAAAATGATTTTTCTTCTGATATAATAAATAAAGCGACTTCGTTATTTTTAGAAACGGGAATAAAAATTAAATTAGAAGAATTTTATAAAGAATTTATTTATTATTTTGAAGAAATTTATTTAGGCGAAAAAAAATTAATCGAACTTTTTAGAGAAAATAACGAAATGATAGGAAAAAAAATAAAAGCAAAAAAAGACGGAAAAGAAATCGAGGCTTTTGTAAAAGATATAACCAAAGAAGGATATTTAAAAGTTGAAGTAAATAATATTGAGGAAACTTGGATATCGAGAGCTTCGCTTGATATAGATACTTTTTATTAA
- a CDS encoding EamA family transporter, with translation MYLIYALISSIFASLTAIFIKLGLSNINSNFATAIRTIIILIISWIIVFYTNSFENIKSINSKNLIFLIISGITTGLSWIFYFKAIQIGEVSKVAVIDKLSIALTIILAFIFLKETITLKTIIGIIFIIAGTLMISL, from the coding sequence ATGTATTTAATTTACGCTTTAATATCTTCAATATTCGCTTCTCTAACGGCAATATTTATAAAATTAGGTTTGTCTAATATCAATTCAAATTTTGCTACGGCTATAAGAACTATAATAATTTTGATTATCTCTTGGATTATAGTTTTTTATACAAATTCTTTTGAAAATATAAAATCGATTAATTCAAAAAATTTAATATTTCTAATTATTTCGGGCATTACTACAGGATTGTCTTGGATATTTTATTTTAAAGCTATTCAAATTGGCGAAGTTTCAAAAGTTGCCGTTATAGATAAACTTTCAATAGCTCTCACAATTATTCTTGCTTTTATATTCTTAAAAGAAACTATAACCTTAAAAACGATTATAGGAATTATTTTTATTATAGCGGGAACTTTAATGATTAGTTTATGA
- the miaA gene encoding tRNA (adenosine(37)-N6)-dimethylallyltransferase MiaA yields the protein MKKIVFISGATASGKSDFVHKLIDNYFNNGVIISIDSMQVYKYMDIGSAKPSYEEIKKYNYKMIDIVEPSFNFNIKDYLEIFKNVIENIDIDKAPIFGVGGTGFYIDSIKYGIFDETNDNKENSIKIRKELYQRIENEGLESLYLELLKVDKESAEIIDRYNSRRVIRALEVFYNTGRKFSELKKERKKIIDLDYLSYIMDIERDTLYNNINKRVDLMFDNGLLEEVKSIIKMNVNINCTSMQAIGYKECYDYLVNNSMSFEELKEIIKKRTRNFAKRQLTWFRREEHKRIKPEDIEKVAKEIKDFYKS from the coding sequence GTGAAAAAAATTGTTTTTATATCGGGAGCTACAGCGTCTGGTAAAAGCGATTTCGTCCATAAACTCATAGACAATTATTTTAACAACGGCGTTATAATATCTATAGATTCTATGCAGGTTTATAAATATATGGATATAGGTTCGGCAAAACCTTCTTACGAAGAGATAAAAAAATATAATTATAAAATGATAGATATTGTAGAGCCTTCTTTTAATTTCAATATTAAAGATTATCTTGAAATATTTAAAAATGTTATTGAAAATATTGATATTGATAAAGCCCCGATTTTTGGAGTCGGCGGAACGGGTTTTTATATCGATTCTATAAAATACGGAATATTTGACGAAACAAACGACAATAAAGAAAATTCAATTAAAATCAGAAAAGAACTTTATCAAAGAATAGAAAACGAAGGATTAGAATCTTTATATTTAGAGCTTTTAAAAGTCGATAAAGAATCTGCAGAAATTATAGATAGATATAATTCAAGAAGAGTAATAAGAGCTTTAGAAGTTTTTTATAATACGGGAAGAAAATTTTCGGAGTTAAAAAAAGAAAGAAAAAAAATAATCGATTTGGATTATTTAAGTTATATAATGGATATTGAAAGAGATACGCTTTATAATAATATTAATAAAAGAGTCGATTTAATGTTTGATAATGGGCTTCTTGAAGAGGTTAAATCAATAATAAAAATGAATGTAAATATAAATTGCACTTCTATGCAGGCGATTGGCTATAAAGAATGCTACGATTATTTAGTTAATAATTCTATGAGTTTTGAAGAGCTTAAAGAGATTATAAAAAAACGCACTCGAAATTTTGCTAAAAGACAATTAACTTGGTTTAGAAGAGAAGAGCATAAAAGAATAAAACCCGAAGATATAGAAAAAGTAGCAAAAGAGATAAAAGATTTTTATAAATCATAA
- the gmk gene encoding guanylate kinase, producing MGKIIVITGPSAAGKTTLIKKYISNHPEVLFAVSHTTREKRSGEIEGKDYYFIDKEKFEEMINEGKFLEWANVHEHYYGTSFEEIDKANDKKSVLILDIDIQGALFLKNSGIKAKYIFIDPLSIEDLKNRLEGRKTEDEASIKIRIWNAKRELEYKDNFDFVIKNDEIEKAYKELEKAVNSKK from the coding sequence ATGGGTAAGATTATTGTTATTACGGGACCTTCGGCGGCTGGTAAAACTACTTTAATAAAGAAATATATATCGAACCATCCTGAAGTTCTCTTCGCCGTTTCGCATACCACGAGGGAAAAGAGAAGCGGAGAGATTGAAGGAAAAGATTATTATTTTATAGATAAAGAAAAGTTTGAAGAAATGATAAACGAAGGAAAATTTTTAGAATGGGCAAATGTTCATGAGCATTATTATGGAACATCTTTTGAAGAAATTGATAAAGCGAATGATAAAAAATCCGTTTTAATACTTGATATAGATATTCAAGGAGCTTTATTTCTTAAAAATAGCGGAATAAAAGCAAAATATATATTTATAGACCCGCTTTCAATAGAGGACTTGAAAAATAGACTTGAAGGCAGAAAGACGGAAGATGAAGCGAGCATAAAAATAAGAATTTGGAATGCTAAAAGAGAATTAGAATATAAAGATAATTTCGATTTTGTAATAAAAAACGATGAAATAGAAAAAGCTTATAAAGAGCTTGAAAAAGCCGTTAATTCAAAAAAATAA
- a CDS encoding GAF domain-containing SpoIIE family protein phosphatase, which produces MDIYEIVNEPEKQLEIFSDIIKKMNNIGDYEETLVNIISEIKNIMLTDTILLYLIDQELFNLNYEMSIGPLGSKFFGSIIDGEKPLSVRAYTTSSSLYSNNPQDDSAFIPIKEILGEDLKNILFVPLKARKRNIGALFLINKKEGKFIETDTIIMSMFSNIVSLALINKMTYDKGQSRAYEVGALYEMSVSINKCETIDDILNNNISIVCEAFEAHRVSIILKDEKGMFRFRAGIGIDEEVLKYGVITTEDNVLGEILKTGKPVYSVNVSRDYRFKPNKSLRYTRDSFIASPIMGKEDDIIGFLCATERSVNKAFNLSNLMLLEMLAQQISENYMHVFLSEESKIKQSLTEEINYTEELQKSILPTEFPNKKLFDVAAVSIPSKTVGGDFYDYIKLKDGKYALIIADVSGKGLKAGFFMVMTRSVLRVYSSQIDNPAKILEQTNKHIFYDSKKGMFVTCFLAIVDTKNKSITYSNAGHIPQYFIKKSAMNKPEYLTEMYIPGKPLGFVENASYKNKKISYSKADKIIMFTDGVTETFNKDNEEFGESKLKDILKNEYDSSKELLNDIVEETVYFRADAPQFDDITLLIAKFL; this is translated from the coding sequence GTGGATATATACGAAATAGTTAATGAACCTGAAAAACAACTTGAAATATTTTCCGATATAATCAAAAAAATGAATAATATCGGCGATTATGAAGAGACTTTAGTAAATATAATATCCGAAATAAAAAACATAATGCTTACCGATACGATTTTATTGTATTTGATAGACCAGGAATTATTTAATTTAAATTATGAAATGTCTATAGGACCTTTGGGAAGCAAATTTTTTGGCTCAATAATAGATGGAGAAAAACCTTTATCGGTTAGAGCTTATACGACTTCTTCGTCTTTATATTCAAATAATCCGCAGGACGATTCAGCGTTTATTCCGATAAAAGAGATTTTGGGCGAAGATTTAAAAAATATATTATTTGTTCCTCTTAAAGCGAGAAAAAGAAATATCGGCGCTTTATTTTTAATAAATAAAAAAGAAGGAAAATTTATAGAAACCGACACTATTATAATGTCTATGTTTTCAAATATAGTTTCTTTAGCGCTTATAAATAAAATGACTTACGATAAAGGACAGTCGAGAGCTTATGAAGTCGGCGCTTTATATGAAATGTCAGTTTCAATAAATAAATGCGAAACAATAGACGATATTTTAAATAATAATATAAGTATAGTTTGCGAGGCTTTTGAGGCTCATAGAGTTTCTATAATTTTGAAAGACGAAAAAGGAATGTTTAGATTTAGAGCGGGAATAGGAATAGACGAAGAGGTTTTAAAATACGGAGTAATAACCACCGAAGACAATGTTTTGGGAGAGATATTAAAAACGGGGAAGCCCGTTTATTCTGTAAATGTTTCGAGAGATTATAGATTTAAACCGAATAAATCTTTAAGATATACTAGAGATAGTTTTATCGCATCGCCTATAATGGGAAAAGAAGACGATATAATAGGTTTTTTATGCGCAACCGAAAGAAGCGTAAATAAAGCTTTTAATTTAAGCAATTTAATGCTTCTTGAAATGCTCGCTCAACAGATTTCTGAAAATTATATGCATGTCTTTTTATCGGAAGAATCAAAAATAAAACAATCTCTAACCGAAGAAATTAATTATACAGAAGAACTTCAAAAGAGCATACTTCCTACTGAATTTCCAAATAAAAAATTATTTGATGTCGCAGCCGTAAGTATTCCAAGCAAAACGGTTGGAGGCGATTTTTACGATTATATAAAACTTAAAGACGGAAAATACGCTTTGATTATAGCGGATGTTTCGGGCAAAGGATTAAAAGCTGGTTTCTTTATGGTTATGACGAGAAGCGTTTTAAGAGTTTATTCTTCTCAAATTGATAATCCCGCTAAAATATTAGAACAGACAAATAAACATATATTTTACGATTCAAAAAAAGGTATGTTCGTTACATGCTTTTTGGCTATAGTAGATACAAAAAATAAAAGTATTACTTATTCAAATGCTGGACATATTCCGCAATATTTTATTAAAAAGTCGGCAATGAATAAGCCCGAATATTTAACTGAAATGTATATTCCAGGAAAGCCTTTGGGATTTGTAGAGAATGCTTCTTATAAAAATAAAAAAATATCGTATTCAAAAGCGGATAAAATAATTATGTTTACGGACGGAGTTACCGAAACTTTTAATAAAGATAACGAAGAGTTTGGGGAGAGCAAATTAAAAGATATTCTTAAAAACGAATACGACAGTTCAAAAGAATTATTAAACGATATAGTGGAAGAAACCGTTTATTTTAGAGCGGACGCTCCGCAATTTGACGATATAACGCTTTTAATAGCTAAATTTTTATAA
- a CDS encoding 50S ribosomal protein L11 methyltransferase: protein MKLYSISFKVEIGFEDIFEAIIENGFLDILGYNVEYPAKENYAIINIYNETKEKLENNFKIIKDKLDINYNYEIKELDSEKYLTSYMDYLKPFKIGDITIVPNLRDYYKDLKEPVIYIAKQYAFGSGTHETTYLALEMINQYSLNNDIKLKSIADIGCGSGILSLFSYKLGARNITSVDIDSDAVHCSLDNAKYNDINLNNVILGNAKDLNNMNLKFDLVVANIETDILIEIIADLKRLLKENSYLILSGILFEKESSMNNVLREKKLKIIDRKRKNDWLALMLSL, encoded by the coding sequence ATGAAATTATATTCTATTTCTTTTAAAGTGGAAATTGGATTTGAAGATATATTTGAAGCGATTATTGAAAACGGTTTTTTGGATATATTAGGTTATAATGTGGAATATCCAGCAAAAGAAAATTATGCGATAATAAATATATATAATGAAACAAAAGAAAAACTTGAAAATAATTTTAAGATTATAAAAGATAAATTAGATATTAATTATAATTATGAAATAAAAGAGCTTGATTCTGAAAAATATTTAACTTCTTATATGGATTATTTAAAGCCTTTTAAAATAGGCGATATAACTATAGTTCCAAATTTGAGAGATTATTATAAAGACTTGAAAGAACCCGTTATTTATATAGCAAAACAATACGCTTTTGGAAGCGGAACGCATGAAACTACATATTTAGCTTTAGAAATGATTAATCAATATTCATTAAATAATGATATTAAATTAAAGAGCATTGCAGATATTGGTTGCGGAAGCGGAATATTATCTTTATTTAGTTATAAACTTGGAGCGAGAAATATAACTTCTGTCGATATTGATAGCGATGCCGTTCATTGTTCTTTGGATAACGCGAAATATAACGATATAAATTTAAATAATGTTATTTTAGGAAACGCGAAAGATTTGAATAATATGAATTTAAAATTTGATTTAGTAGTTGCAAATATAGAAACTGATATTTTAATTGAAATTATTGCAGACTTGAAAAGATTGTTAAAAGAAAATTCTTATTTAATATTATCGGGAATTTTGTTTGAAAAAGAATCTTCAATGAATAATGTTTTAAGAGAGAAAAAATTAAAAATTATTGATAGAAAGCGAAAAAACGATTGGCTAGCTTTAATGTTGAGTTTATAA